CGACCCCAAGTATCGCGACCTGCCGTTTATTACGGGCTACGAGGGCCGCGGCGCCGGAGGCAAGACGCTGGAGTCCGCGACGTTCTTTATCCGCGAGGATGACGAGATCGTCGGTATGCTCTGCGTCAACACCGACCTCTCGACCGTACGCTCCATCAACGCCATGGCGCAGCAACTCATGGCGTGCTTCGACGCGGCGCCGACGCGCACGGAGCCCGCCCCTATCGAGGTCGAAAGCCTTTCGGAGTCCACACAGGAGCTCATCGACCGCAGCATTGCCGAGTTGCTGAGCGCGCGCGGGCTGGATGTAGCGTCGCTTGGTCAGAGCGACCGCGTGGACGTCATTCGCCACCTCAACGGCAACGGGGTGTTCATGCTCAAGGGCGCCGTGGCCTGCGCTGCCACCGCGTTGGGCATCTCGGAGCCCAGCGTGTACCGCTACCTGCAAAAAGTCCGCAAGGAGGGCTAACCCACCGATCCCTTGGGGACGGAGGAAAACGGATCATTTTTGTCGCATCGCTTGACAAAAGACCCTGCAGCTCGCACGCGCTGCAGGG
The DNA window shown above is from Collinsella aerofaciens and carries:
- a CDS encoding transcriptional regulator; this encodes MNETVRRFLPMVDFLEQILGKNSEIVLHDFSDPDHAIVDIRNGIVSGRKVGGPATDLALKIMHDPKYRDLPFITGYEGRGAGGKTLESATFFIREDDEIVGMLCVNTDLSTVRSINAMAQQLMACFDAAPTRTEPAPIEVESLSESTQELIDRSIAELLSARGLDVASLGQSDRVDVIRHLNGNGVFMLKGAVACAATALGISEPSVYRYLQKVRKEG